TTAACTTTGGATACTACAACAACAGTCTCAACTTTGGGTATGACTTCAACAATCTTTGTACATGATGTCATGTAGCATTGTGGTGAAGTTACTTCAGCCTCTTTTAGAGAGCCTCACTGACTCCACCATTCAATCCCTTCACATCACATCTGCTTCATCTTTTTATTCTTCCCACTGTTGTATTAAACGTGTTGCTTATATGATTCTTATTCTTCGTTTATATTCTTCGTTCAAGTCcttatttttgtttagtttctgTGATATACGATTTGACTAATCTCATTACTccttttgttacacaaatataatataacttttagGATCACATCGAATTTTATTTTCATCCAACAACCAACAAGGCCTGATCAGAAAGATCTTCGTTGTTTAGTATCTCTCTCGGAAGATATGGTTGGTATATCGATATTGTTTCACTAATAGCTCCTTTAACTCAAAGTCAAGCAACAGAATCATAGATTGTGTTTGCATTCTCATGATCTTAACATACACGTGGTTACCATCCAGATCCAACATACATGTTCATCCTTTCCTTTTTCATATTCTGACCAAGGAAGAAAGTAAACTCGACTACTTATACAAGTAATAGGGCTCGTTTAAGGTGCTGAAAACAAGTTTGTGCAATAATGAATAAGCCATTCAGCTGCAGATCTCAGAACACGAAGCTCCCCAAAGATGAGCTCTCTTGCCATCTGCCTTCTAACAGTAAGCCTTTGTGATTCAAAACGGAAATTAGATGCTCCTAGTTCCTGCAAAAGCACCCAATAAATAAACCTTTATCAAAACCTATATTTCAGTTCATTATGTGGCAATTAATCGAGTCGAAATTCTGTAGTACCTTGATGCAAACACTATGATCCACAATTAAACTGTTGATATGAGCCAAGATGATCTTATGTGCCTCCAACTCTCTGCTCCTGTCTTTAAAGGGAAGCCGAGCTAGCCGGCCATCATTTTGCTCAGCTTCTTTTGACAAATCATTTAGCTCTGAGaatatcattattattatatactgTTAATACTTTCAAGATCAGCCTCAAAAGAGAGTATCTAGTTTTGATCTGAGCACCTTGAGGAGAGGTACAAGAGAGAAGACGTGCAAATGCTCGGAGTGACTGAGGAATTCCTTTCCCTGTAGCTGATTTCACTTCCctgagatagagagagaacCAAAACTAGACTTAGATTACACTTAATCACATATGCAACAAGCATTAACACCTACTTGATTGTGAAAGTATCATAAGAAGAGTGAAAGATATTGATATCTTTGACACTTCTTGTGTAGTGGGTCTGGAGAAGTCCCAGCTTCATGTTGCGGAGAGGGTCATCATTTGGTATATCCATTTGGATTTGAACCTAGTCAATCAATCAAATGACTATCAAGTTCAAGGTTGGTGAGTAGCCATCTTCAACTCAACATCTACACATCAATGTTGTTACAGTCATAATAGAGAAAGCAAACCTCGTCATGAGTGTTGTAAGGAAAGGTAAATCCAAAATCCAACATGAGTGTAGCATTTGAGAATTCTCCATACCTAATGAGGACCTACACAGATGTGTTTGGTAAGCTCTCAAAGCCTGTGATTAAAAGCAAATCGCTTTGTATTATAATCATACCTCGTCACCAGGACTGTAGTCACGATCTGCAGTGACCTGCAAAGTTTGAAAACTTCAAAATCATGCACTAGGTACAAGAAGCATGTATCTTACAAGATCAAAATTTTAACTTAAAAGAGTCTCCTAATGTAATCAAATGAGATATGGAGGTGACAGAGAATAGCAAGTAGATGTAGGCAGACACAGGAAGAAGAGAAGTCAGAATATTAAATGGGAAGTAAACCTCAGATAGTTGGTTGTCTTCATCAGTCAAAACGATTGATGCAGAAAGTCCATCATGGTTCATGAAATCCGCAAACGGAATCTGTTAAATGGTCAGATCACCTTGACAAGACCAAAAAGAAACGCAGAATCATGACTGAAGACACTACCAGTGATATGCCTCTCGAGGTTTCCCACGCACGTGATCCCACTGTCCAGAGCAACAAGTTATCCATAtcaagtaaaaacaaaaacaaaacaaaagaatgcCAGTGACTCAGTGTTAACACATATAGTGGTTGAGTAAAATCAGAGACAGATATAGCGccaaatataattaaatgtaGAGTAATTTTCTCACCTAATGTATATGCATACATGAAATTTTCCAGAGCTGGGCGTTCAATGGCACTGGGAAGATGTTCCTTGAATGCCTAAGaataaccaaaaataatttCAGAACTCTTATTAATTAGGAAGagacaaacaaaatttaaacatgCAAATGTACCTTATTCACTACCAAATATAAATACACATGTATATTATGTACTCGGTGGATGCATTGCTAAGACACATGATGAACAGAAATTAATTATGTCCATAACATTTGCTAGTACCATGATATATTTCATTCGTTTAACCACTATATGGGCGTGCCCTTGTAATGGTTTCATAAATTGTAAGTTAATAATATACTAATCGAGGGACAAAATAAGGGAGTAGCCACAATGTTATATAAATAGAGGTGTGCAAAAGCAGACCCTTTCTCTATAAGAACATGGGGAAATCGAATTTGCCACCAGAAACAAACATCACTAAAGGAAGCATACTTACTTGTGATACAAGTGAGAATTCCTTTTCTATCCGAGCTTTTTGTTTTACAGTTTCCTTGTGAACTGCGCTACAACGAATCATGCCAAACTCGTTTTCATCCCAAAAGATCTAAAGAGCACAGAGAAAAACCATTATTATAAGTATTCTACTATTGGCCAAGAGAAAATTTTCAACACTCAGAACTTCTGACCAAAATAAGGACTAGAGTGAAAACCCCACCGTGCTGTGCATATCTGAAAGCTGAGGAAGTCGGCTGATATAAGGAAACCATCGAGAGTTCTGATtcagaaaacaataataaactCTCAAAGTCAAAGAAAAATTAAACAACTCACATAAAAACGGAGACTTATATTAAAGATTACATCAACCCAAAGATGTTGATGACAGCTTACTTGACCAGCGTTTATCTCTATCATAAGAAGAGCAGCAAGCTTTCCTATGTTTCCAACTTTATCGGTCAATGAAACTCTAATATCAGTTGGAAGCTCATCCGGAGTTATTTGCTGAAAACATACAACTCTAATATCAAAATGTATTAATCTTCAGAAACTCGTTTTAGATCTcacacaaaaagaagaaaaactcattttcataATATACCGCATTAAAAGGGACTTTAAGAATGCAGTCCCCGGCATGGATTACTTTTGAGGCAAACAAGGCCCTGCTCAAAAGTCAAATTATGTTAAAAACTGGTTAGTGTATTTGGCATTATAAACAAACCACTACACCAAGATCATAACTTGTATAAGCAAACTAGTCGCAAAAGATTCTAACGAGAGAGAGA
The window above is part of the Brassica napus cultivar Da-Ae chromosome C8, Da-Ae, whole genome shotgun sequence genome. Proteins encoded here:
- the LOC106433978 gene encoding actin-histidine N-methyltransferase isoform X2 yields the protein MPGTAFLKSLLMRVVCFQQITPDELPTDIRVSLTDKVGNIGKLAALLMIEINAGQNSRWFPYISRLPQLSDMHSTIFWDENEFGMIRCSAVHKETVKQKARIEKEFSLVSQAFKEHLPSAIERPALENFMYAYTLVGSRAWETSRGISLIPFADFMNHDGLSASIVLTDEDNQLSEVTADRDYSPGDEVLIRYGEFSNATLMLDFGFTFPYNTHDEVQIQMDIPNDDPLRNMKLGLLQTHYTRSVKDINIFHSSYDTFTIKEVKSATGKGIPQSLRAFARLLSCTSPQELNDLSKEAEQNDGRLARLPFKDRSRELEAHKIILAHINSLIVDHSVCIKELGASNFRFESQRLTVRRQMARELIFGELRVLRSAAEWLIHYCTNLFSAP
- the LOC106433978 gene encoding ribulose-1,5 bisphosphate carboxylase/oxygenase large subunit N-methyltransferase, chloroplastic isoform X1, whose product is MLLSCPTVKLIVFQQRRTFTSSLAKRFSFNAQSLTESQAQAALDKDCIDFLPWLEQIAGAKLTNTLSIGKSPYGRALFASKVIHAGDCILKVPFNAQITPDELPTDIRVSLTDKVGNIGKLAALLMIEINAGQNSRWFPYISRLPQLSDMHSTIFWDENEFGMIRCSAVHKETVKQKARIEKEFSLVSQAFKEHLPSAIERPALENFMYAYTLVGSRAWETSRGISLIPFADFMNHDGLSASIVLTDEDNQLSEVTADRDYSPGDEVLIRYGEFSNATLMLDFGFTFPYNTHDEVQIQMDIPNDDPLRNMKLGLLQTHYTRSVKDINIFHSSYDTFTIKEVKSATGKGIPQSLRAFARLLSCTSPQELNDLSKEAEQNDGRLARLPFKDRSRELEAHKIILAHINSLIVDHSVCIKELGASNFRFESQRLTVRRQMARELIFGELRVLRSAAEWLIHYCTNLFSAP